The sequence CAGATGGATGCGCCGGAAACGGCCGGGCTGGTGATGCCCTTCGCCGGCATGGCGCGACTGATGACGCATCAGGTACATCACCAGCGTCGGCACCAGCGTGCGCGACAAAATATAGGAAGCAGCCATCGCAAACACCACGGCCTGGGCCAGTGGCATGAACAGCTTGCCAGCCACGCCGGGCAGAAAAAACAGCGGTACAAAGGCGATGCAGATGCAGCCCGTGGCCACCAGCGCGGGCGTGGCGATTTCGGCTGCACCGTCAAGAATCGCCTGGTGCGGCGTCTTGCCCAGGTGCAGATGGCGCTCGACGTTCTCGATCTCCACCGTGGCGTCATCGACCAGAATGCCCACGGCCAGCGCCAGTCCGCCCAGCGTCATGATGTTGATGCTCTGGCCGATCAGGTGCAGCGTGATCAGCGAGCACAGGATGGACAGCGGGATCGAGATGGCGATGATGGCCGTGCTGCGCCAGTTGCCCAGAAACAGCAGCAAGAGCGCGGCGGTCAGCGCGCCCGCGATCAAGGCCTCATGCACCACGGACTTGATGGCGGCCGCGACGAACACCGACTGATCCGCCAGCGGTGTGACCGTGATGTCTTCGGGCAGCGCCAGCAGCGCCTTGGGCAGCTTGGCCTTGATGGTGTCGATGATGTCCAGCGTCGAGGCGCCGCCGTTTTTCAGCACCGTCATCAGCAGGCCGCGCTCGCCGCCCGAGCGCACGATGTTGGTCTGCGCCTGGGCGCCGTCGCGCACCTGCGCCACGTCGCGCACATAGACGGTGGCGCCGTTGACCGTCGTGATCGGGATGTCGCCCAGCTCGGCGATGCTGGCCGGCGAGCCATTGAGGGCAATGGCGATTTCCTGCCCGCCGATCTTGGCCGTGCCCGAGGGAAGCATCAGGTTTTGCACCTGCAGCGCGTTGACCACGTCGATGGCACTCAGGCCGCGCGCGGCCAGCGCCGGGCCGTTGATGTCGATGGAAATCTGGCGGAAGCGCCCGCCATAGGGCGCGGTCACCGCCGTGCCCGGAATCGTGATCAGCTTGGTGCGCAGCACGTTGAAGGCCTGCTCGTTCAACTCCTGCACGCTGCGCGCCGGGCTGCTGAAACCGAGCTGCAGGATGGGCAGATCGGTGGCGCTGTACTTGATGATGGTGGGCGGCTGCGCGCCGGCCGGCAGCGAGCGCAGCGAAGCCTGGGTGCTGGCCACCACCTGGGCAATGGCCGCCGCCTGATCCACCTGCGGCTGGAAGAACACCTTGATGACGCCCACGCCGCCCAGCGTCTGGGACTCGGTGTGCTCCATGTCGCTGACCGAGTTGGCCAGGTTGCGCTCAATCGGCGTGACGATGCGATTCGTCATCTCCTCGGCGCTCAGGCCGTTGTAGCTCACCAGGATGGCCACCACCGGGATGTTGATTTCCGGAAACACATCGACGGGCGTCTTGCGCAGCACGAAAGGCGTCGCCAGCAAGATGAGCAGCGCCGCCACGATGAAGGTATAGGGGCGCCGCAGGGCGACTTGAACAATCCACATGCGAAAAACAGTCCGGACAGGCCATCAGTCAAAAAGAGGGGCGGGCAGGGCGGGAAGCCTTGCCCGTTCGGCATTGCTTACCTGGCAGCGAAGCAATCACAGCGCATCCGTTTTAAGCAGCAAACGAATTTTTAGCGTCAAACATGCCTTTTACGCATGCCCGGTATGCACAAGCAGCTATAAGTTAAGTAGCAAAAACCATCACGCGTCGCGTGATGGGCGCGTCGCCTCAATCCTTCTTGCGGAAGTCATCGTGGCAGGACTTGCAGGTGCCCTGCACTTTGGCCAGCTGGGCCTTCACCACCGTCAGGTCGCCCAGCAGCGCCACGCGGGCCAGTTCGCTGGCTTCCTTGCTGAAGTGGCCGGCGATCTCGCCCGCCTTCGGGTCGGTGAACAGCTCTGGCTTGACGTTGGTTTCCCTCCAGCCCTTGCCAGTTTCCGTACCGGGCGCGTAGAGCGCGCCCAGGCCGGAATTGGCAATCGCGGCAATCGTGTTGGCGGCCTTGATCACGTCCTCCTTGTTGTACTGGCCGTCCACATTGGCCTTGATGCGGCCGGCGTTCCAGGCCAGAACCTGATAAGCCGACTGGCGCCACTTGATCAGCTGCTCGGGCTTGGGCGCCTGCTGGGCCATGGCCGTGGCCGTCGCGGCCAGGGCGCCTATCGACAGCACGGCTGATGCGATGAGTTTGAGAGGTTTGTTCATCTGTTTTCCTTCATTTTTTCTTCAGGGGTTGGAGATGCCTGGCGTCAACGCCAGACAGGCGGGGATGGGTTTTGAGTCTGGGCGGCTTACTTGGCGCGCCCGGCATAACCGGCAGTCAGCACCGGCAGGCGGTAGGCCGCACCGCGCCCCACCGCGTACAGGGTCTTTTTGCGCTCGCCGGCAAAGGCCAGGTTCTGCGGCTTTTTCGGCAGGGCGATACTGCCCAGCGCCTCGCCCTGGCTGCTGAACACCTCGATGCCCTTGTTGCTGGCCACATAGACGCGGCCCGCCTCGTCCACGGCCAGGCCGTCGGCGCCGCTGGAGTTGCCGGTGTCGGTCTTTTGCCAGCCTTCCAATTTGGCGAAGTTGCGGCGCGGCCCGAGGGCGCCGTCGGGCGCGATGTCATAGGCCAGCAAGTGCTCGCCTAGGGTGTTGGCCACATACA comes from Polaromonas naphthalenivorans CJ2 and encodes:
- a CDS encoding c-type cytochrome; this translates as MNKPLKLIASAVLSIGALAATATAMAQQAPKPEQLIKWRQSAYQVLAWNAGRIKANVDGQYNKEDVIKAANTIAAIANSGLGALYAPGTETGKGWRETNVKPELFTDPKAGEIAGHFSKEASELARVALLGDLTVVKAQLAKVQGTCKSCHDDFRKKD